A window of the Streptomyces sp. Ag109_O5-10 genome harbors these coding sequences:
- a CDS encoding MFS transporter, producing the protein MAVAFTVLMAFGTAPTPLWPLYEARDHFGATTVTVAYASMVVGAAAAFLGLGHLSDRLGRRRIIVPALLVGIVASVVLIMWRDLPGLIAGRILNGAGLGLMASTATTYLHDLHHEVRPERTGSVLPGIVATAANLGGLATGPLVAGAAAEWLPAPLITTQAIFTLAMTVCLALVLCTPETVDLELPAAQPPNRFVLRPGGRRSFGAAGALGAFAFAILGLISSLGASVLHGTLHTDSHLVVGLAAFLMFGSAAAAQLVLGCLPVPRLLTIGAVVFPVGLVLCAVALYHPALWLYLVAVSLSGAGSGLLFKGGVERAGSAAEPASRAGVLAVFFVIAYLGMGLPSVLFSIALRHFAVQTAMIGFAAVLSCGAAVSVVVALRDRAPGPGELPAQSARPF; encoded by the coding sequence GTGGCGGTGGCCTTCACCGTGCTGATGGCCTTCGGCACCGCGCCGACCCCGCTGTGGCCGCTGTACGAGGCCCGGGACCACTTCGGCGCGACCACGGTCACGGTGGCGTACGCCTCGATGGTCGTGGGCGCAGCGGCCGCCTTCCTGGGGCTGGGACATCTGTCGGACCGGCTCGGCAGGCGGCGCATCATCGTCCCGGCGCTGCTGGTCGGCATCGTCGCGTCGGTCGTGCTGATCATGTGGCGGGACCTGCCGGGGCTGATCGCGGGCAGGATCCTGAACGGGGCCGGACTGGGGCTGATGGCCTCGACCGCGACGACGTACCTGCACGACCTGCACCACGAGGTCCGTCCGGAACGGACGGGTTCGGTGCTGCCCGGCATCGTGGCCACCGCCGCCAACCTCGGCGGCCTGGCCACAGGGCCCCTGGTCGCCGGAGCCGCCGCCGAGTGGCTTCCCGCGCCCCTGATCACCACCCAGGCGATCTTCACGCTCGCCATGACAGTGTGCCTGGCACTGGTGCTGTGCACCCCGGAGACCGTGGACCTGGAGTTGCCCGCGGCTCAACCGCCCAACAGGTTCGTCCTGCGTCCCGGCGGCCGGCGGTCGTTCGGTGCGGCCGGCGCGCTGGGCGCCTTCGCCTTCGCGATCCTCGGTCTGATCTCCTCCCTCGGGGCGAGCGTGCTGCACGGCACCCTGCACACCGACTCGCACCTCGTGGTCGGCCTGGCGGCCTTCCTCATGTTCGGTTCCGCGGCGGCCGCCCAGCTGGTGCTGGGCTGCCTCCCCGTGCCCCGGCTCCTGACCATTGGGGCAGTGGTCTTTCCGGTCGGCCTGGTCCTGTGCGCCGTCGCCCTCTACCACCCGGCGCTCTGGCTCTACCTGGTCGCCGTGTCCCTCTCGGGAGCCGGCTCCGGGCTGCTGTTCAAGGGAGGAGTCGAACGGGCCGGTTCAGCGGCCGAGCCCGCCTCACGCGCGGGGGTCCTCGCCGTGTTCTTCGTCATCGCGTACCTGGGCATGGGTCTGCCCTCCGTCCTGTTCAGCATCGCGCTGCGGCACTTCGCCGTGCAGACCGCGATGATCGGCTTCGCGGCGGTCCTCTCCTGCGGCGCCGCCGTGTCGGTGGTCGTCGCGTTGCGGGACCGCGCACCCGGCCCCGGCGAGCTCCCGGCTCAGTCCGCTCGCCCCTTCTGA
- a CDS encoding aldo/keto reductase, translating to MSAASARTVALPSGEEIAALGQGTWYLGEKPARREQEIAALRLGVDLGMTVVDTAEMYGDGAAEELVGEALRGRREEVFLVSKVLPGHADRKGTVAACEGSLRRLGTERLDLYLLHWRGRWPLEETLAGFTDLMEAEKIRYWGVSNLDVADMTALTTLPGGDAAAVDQVLYNLSRRGIEWDLLPWCRQAGVAVMAYSPVEQGRILEAEALDAVARALGATPAQVALAWVLEQGVVAIPRSGSPDHVRENRGAVDLRLPPEARDALDEAFPPPSGPTPLEML from the coding sequence ATGTCTGCAGCATCGGCCAGGACGGTCGCGCTCCCCTCCGGTGAGGAGATCGCGGCGCTAGGGCAGGGCACTTGGTACCTGGGGGAGAAGCCGGCCCGGCGGGAACAGGAGATCGCGGCGCTGCGGCTGGGCGTGGACCTGGGCATGACCGTCGTCGACACGGCGGAGATGTACGGCGACGGCGCAGCCGAGGAACTCGTGGGGGAGGCTCTGCGGGGACGCCGGGAGGAGGTCTTTCTCGTCAGCAAGGTGCTGCCCGGCCACGCCGACCGCAAGGGCACCGTCGCCGCCTGCGAGGGCAGCCTGCGGCGGCTCGGTACGGAACGGCTGGACCTGTACCTGCTGCACTGGCGGGGACGGTGGCCGCTCGAGGAGACCCTTGCGGGATTCACCGACCTGATGGAGGCGGAGAAGATCCGTTACTGGGGGGTGAGCAATCTGGACGTCGCCGACATGACCGCGCTGACCACCCTCCCCGGCGGCGACGCAGCAGCCGTCGACCAGGTGCTCTACAACCTCTCCCGGCGCGGCATCGAGTGGGATCTGCTCCCCTGGTGCCGCCAGGCCGGGGTGGCGGTCATGGCCTACTCACCTGTCGAGCAGGGGCGGATCCTGGAGGCCGAGGCACTGGATGCCGTGGCCCGGGCCCTCGGGGCGACGCCGGCCCAGGTGGCACTCGCCTGGGTGCTGGAACAGGGGGTGGTCGCGATCCCGCGTTCCGGATCACCCGACCACGTTCGGGAGAACCGCGGCGCAGTGGACCTCCGCCTTCCTCCCGAGGCGCGCGACGCCCTCGACGAGGCGTTCCCGCCGCCCAGCGGGCCCACGCCCTTGGAGATGCTCTGA
- a CDS encoding DUF1931 family protein yields the protein MTVMGVSKFERFFRAAAGLDVDKNDLKRYGDFVDAKLYDLLVVGQASAKANGRDTVEPWDLPITKGLQESVHRFRRLDEEVELKPILEQLAAHPPLDRTPTQETEDRYPEIIGGLSVALAETFKIMYPDIKNPQTSHWDGVTAVFDRLL from the coding sequence ATGACCGTGATGGGTGTGTCGAAGTTCGAGAGGTTCTTCCGCGCCGCAGCAGGCCTCGACGTGGACAAGAACGACCTGAAGCGGTACGGCGACTTCGTCGACGCCAAGCTCTACGACCTCCTGGTCGTCGGCCAGGCATCGGCCAAGGCCAACGGCCGGGACACCGTCGAGCCGTGGGACCTGCCGATCACCAAGGGCCTCCAGGAGAGCGTCCACCGGTTCCGGCGGCTCGACGAGGAGGTCGAGCTGAAGCCGATCCTGGAACAGCTCGCCGCGCACCCTCCCCTCGACAGGACACCCACCCAGGAGACCGAAGACCGCTACCCCGAGATCATCGGCGGGCTCAGCGTCGCCCTCGCCGAGACGTTCAAAATCATGTATCCGGACATCAAGAACCCGCAGACCAGCCACTGGGACGGCGTGACCGCGGTGTTCGACCGGCTCCTGTAG
- a CDS encoding LysR family transcriptional regulator → MELRQLEHFVAVAEELSFTRAARRLHVVQSGVSAAIRSLERELGCTLFERTSQQVRLTGAGAALLPDARATLNAAQAAQDAVRAAQDTVRGTVNVGAMASVEVVDLPALLGQLHARHPAIDVRLRLATAGSAGLAHALLGGDLDVAFLSLPERKPAGIDARELATVPLVLAVSAAHPLARRGKVALADLAGEPFVDFPPGYGNREVVDRAFAAAGVVRRVALEVPDIDMGAALVRHGLGIAFLPAFAVARTPGLHVLDVLDVLDVDETTLRWSMHLGTSSTRRPSSALRALLDLVDLHVIAM, encoded by the coding sequence GTGGAACTACGTCAGCTGGAGCACTTCGTCGCGGTCGCCGAGGAGCTGAGTTTCACGCGTGCCGCCCGGCGGCTGCACGTGGTGCAGTCAGGGGTGTCCGCCGCGATCCGCTCACTGGAGCGCGAGCTCGGCTGCACGCTGTTCGAGCGCACGTCGCAGCAGGTCCGGCTCACCGGGGCGGGCGCCGCGCTGCTGCCGGATGCCCGGGCCACCCTGAACGCCGCCCAGGCCGCCCAGGACGCCGTGCGCGCCGCACAGGACACGGTGCGCGGCACGGTGAACGTGGGCGCCATGGCCTCGGTCGAGGTGGTGGACCTGCCCGCGCTCCTCGGGCAGCTGCACGCGCGGCACCCGGCGATCGACGTCCGGCTGCGGCTGGCGACGGCCGGCTCGGCGGGACTGGCGCACGCGCTGCTCGGCGGGGACCTTGACGTGGCCTTCCTGTCGCTGCCCGAACGCAAGCCCGCCGGGATCGACGCGCGGGAGCTGGCCACCGTGCCGCTCGTCCTGGCGGTGAGCGCCGCCCACCCGCTCGCGCGACGGGGAAAGGTGGCACTCGCGGACCTCGCGGGAGAGCCCTTCGTGGACTTCCCGCCGGGCTACGGCAACCGCGAGGTGGTCGACCGGGCGTTCGCGGCGGCGGGCGTCGTACGCCGGGTGGCACTGGAAGTGCCCGACATCGACATGGGAGCGGCACTGGTGCGGCACGGTCTGGGCATCGCCTTCCTGCCCGCGTTCGCCGTGGCCCGCACCCCCGGACTGCACGTCCTGGACGTCCTGGACGTCCTGGACGTCGACGAGACCACGCTCCGCTGGAGCATGCATCTCGGTACGTCGTCGACCCGGCGGCCCAGCTCGGCTCTGCGGGCGCTGCTCGACCTGGTCGATCTCCACGTCATCGCCATGTGA
- a CDS encoding NADPH-dependent FMN reductase: MTRPLVVGMGGSLRTPSTSLTALCVAVEGAADAGAGTLVIDLKQLALPFYTSEHGVVPASARRLADTVQAADALLWSSPTYHGSVSGAFKNAVDWLALLADHDPPYLSNKPVGMLTTAGGVQGLQAINAMEFIVRSLRGWAVPLVFAVPRSSRVFDGDGRLTDQAVADQLRGLGAEVTRAALQFRAEGTCDYAQELSSGAVRD; encoded by the coding sequence ATGACGCGGCCGCTCGTCGTCGGAATGGGGGGCTCGCTGCGCACACCGTCGACCAGCCTCACCGCACTGTGTGTGGCGGTCGAGGGGGCAGCCGATGCGGGCGCCGGCACCCTGGTGATCGACCTCAAGCAGCTGGCGCTTCCGTTCTACACGTCCGAGCACGGGGTCGTCCCCGCGTCCGCCCGCCGGCTTGCGGACACCGTCCAGGCCGCCGACGCCCTGCTGTGGAGCAGCCCGACGTACCACGGGTCGGTCAGCGGCGCGTTCAAGAACGCGGTGGACTGGCTCGCCCTGCTGGCCGACCACGACCCGCCCTACCTCAGCAACAAACCCGTGGGGATGCTGACGACCGCCGGGGGAGTGCAGGGCCTGCAGGCGATCAACGCGATGGAGTTCATCGTGCGGTCGCTGCGCGGCTGGGCCGTGCCGCTGGTGTTCGCGGTCCCGCGGTCCTCCAGGGTTTTCGACGGCGACGGACGCCTCACCGACCAGGCGGTCGCGGACCAGTTGCGCGGCCTCGGCGCGGAGGTGACCAGGGCGGCCCTGCAGTTCCGGGCGGAGGGCACGTGCGACTACGCGCAGGAGCTGTCTTCCGGGGCCGTCCGGGACTGA
- a CDS encoding DUF2267 domain-containing protein produces MDEHEFVRTVAERTGLGRQEAADLTWATLETLAHRLSSGEARDLIIELPEGLAEAVRRGTTDRIERFDRDDSVRRVAERTMLKREEADRGVRTVLAVLREAISEKEFNDLMSQLGTDFSQALESGR; encoded by the coding sequence ATGGATGAGCACGAATTCGTCCGTACCGTCGCCGAGCGCACCGGACTGGGCCGGCAGGAGGCGGCGGACCTGACCTGGGCGACGCTCGAGACGCTGGCCCACAGGCTGAGTTCGGGGGAGGCCAGGGACCTGATCATCGAGCTCCCCGAGGGCCTGGCGGAAGCGGTGCGCCGGGGAACCACGGACCGCATCGAGCGCTTCGACCGCGACGACAGCGTGCGGCGCGTCGCCGAACGCACCATGCTCAAGCGGGAGGAAGCCGACCGGGGTGTGCGGACCGTACTGGCCGTGCTCCGGGAGGCGATCAGCGAGAAGGAGTTCAACGACCTGATGTCGCAACTCGGAACGGACTTCTCCCAGGCCCTCGAGTCCGGCCGGTGA
- a CDS encoding CdaR family transcriptional regulator has product MASSRAHSLHRRPSPRKGSLPRGSVGRRPRAARGEPHPPARTPPDPALHDLVALSRALFGAPDEVEILRLAMDHIAAAGPYSAEAGYLQVGGDLVPSPRNGQTHASAVDRRVRELAGQDGDVAFPGRRWGWALGLRGPAGLHGYLVVTSRSRPTGAELALLALLVRHTAAALSAVCAHRRQSEDARELCRLREERTALQEQLISVMAELAYERAVHAVMADVAASDDGEDSVTRALHRLTGLPALVEDRFGRLRSWSGPSRPAPYPEPNPVRRDEMLHAVACQTGPVRIKDRLITLIRPHGEILGVLALVDAQDEADEHTVLALEHAAASLAAKLTHVRDLAEVELRLHRELADDLLSGTDASSAYARSEAVGHDLHRVHYIVVVRWSNRTADDLFARTVSRAAAAVGMRSLLTRRADHVVLITDDRPHTRALYEELARETGTRSGTIGVSAPCDSVNDIPRRYEEAQRALEVRRHCRDRYGTSFFDELGLYRILEPGSDYRELETFVQEWLGQLIDYDSRHHATLVETLSRYFDCGGNYDETADSLAIHRSTLRYRLQRIRDISGNDLANVEDRLNLQVATRVWRIVLGGPG; this is encoded by the coding sequence TCCCCCCGGAAGGGCAGCCTTCCACGGGGCAGCGTCGGACGGCGCCCCAGGGCCGCGCGCGGAGAGCCCCATCCGCCCGCCCGCACCCCGCCCGACCCAGCCCTCCACGATCTGGTCGCGCTCTCCCGCGCCCTGTTCGGCGCTCCGGACGAAGTCGAGATCCTGCGCCTGGCCATGGACCACATAGCCGCCGCGGGGCCGTACAGCGCCGAGGCCGGATACCTCCAGGTGGGCGGCGACCTGGTGCCCAGTCCGAGGAACGGGCAGACGCATGCCTCGGCCGTGGACCGGAGGGTGCGGGAGCTGGCCGGGCAGGACGGTGACGTGGCCTTCCCCGGCAGGCGCTGGGGCTGGGCCCTGGGGCTACGCGGACCTGCGGGACTCCACGGCTACCTCGTGGTCACGTCCCGCTCCCGGCCCACCGGGGCCGAGCTGGCCCTGCTCGCCCTGCTCGTCCGGCACACCGCCGCCGCGCTGTCCGCCGTGTGCGCGCACCGTCGCCAGAGCGAGGACGCGCGGGAGCTGTGCCGGCTGAGGGAGGAACGCACAGCCCTCCAGGAGCAGCTGATCTCCGTGATGGCCGAGCTGGCCTACGAGCGAGCCGTTCACGCTGTCATGGCCGACGTCGCTGCCTCGGATGACGGCGAGGACTCCGTCACTCGGGCACTGCACAGGCTCACCGGACTTCCCGCGCTGGTCGAGGACCGCTTCGGTCGGCTGAGGTCCTGGTCCGGCCCCAGCCGCCCCGCCCCCTATCCCGAACCGAACCCCGTGCGCCGGGACGAGATGCTGCACGCCGTCGCCTGTCAGACCGGGCCCGTGCGGATAAAGGACCGGCTGATCACCCTGATCCGCCCGCACGGCGAGATCCTGGGCGTGCTGGCCCTGGTCGATGCCCAGGACGAGGCCGACGAGCACACCGTGCTCGCTCTGGAACACGCCGCCGCGTCGCTCGCCGCGAAGCTGACGCACGTGCGCGATCTGGCCGAAGTGGAGCTGAGACTGCACCGCGAGTTGGCCGACGACCTTCTGTCGGGGACGGACGCGTCGAGTGCCTACGCCCGGTCCGAGGCCGTCGGCCACGACCTGCACCGCGTCCACTACATCGTCGTTGTGCGGTGGTCGAACCGGACTGCGGACGATCTCTTCGCGCGGACCGTGAGCCGGGCGGCCGCTGCCGTGGGCATGCGCTCGCTGTTGACCCGACGTGCCGACCACGTCGTCCTCATCACCGACGACAGGCCGCACACCCGCGCGTTGTACGAGGAGCTCGCCCGCGAGACCGGGACACGGTCCGGGACGATCGGAGTGAGCGCCCCCTGCGACTCCGTGAACGACATCCCCCGCCGTTACGAGGAGGCGCAGCGCGCCCTGGAGGTGCGCCGCCACTGCCGCGATCGCTACGGCACGTCGTTCTTCGACGAGCTCGGCCTCTACCGCATCCTGGAACCCGGCAGCGATTACCGGGAACTGGAGACATTCGTACAGGAGTGGCTCGGGCAGCTCATCGACTACGACTCCCGGCACCACGCGACCCTGGTGGAGACCCTGTCCCGGTACTTCGACTGCGGCGGCAACTACGACGAGACCGCCGACTCCCTCGCGATCCACCGCAGCACCCTGCGCTACCGGCTCCAGCGCATCCGCGACATCAGTGGCAACGACCTCGCGAACGTCGAGGACCGGCTGAACCTCCAGGTGGCGACCCGAGTGTGGAGGATCGTGCTGGGCGGGCCGGGCTGA
- a CDS encoding LLM class oxidoreductase — MTQPTVPSAGAPVDVEGAAQRPFSEHAAMARAYPGGRMTVGAITPLEGFDGPVPSLAGHIERIQQAERAGFASVWVRDVPLLDPSFGDAGQVFDPWVYLGHLSARTTSITLGTASIVMPLRHPLHTAKAAASVDRLSGGRLLLGVATGDRPVEFPAFGQDLGGRAERFRQSLEYFRIVLEHRFPHVESPLGLMRGTDLLPKPVYRRIPVLMTGRGRQDVRWIADNTDGWLYYTPPLQQQAENIERWRELTRGDGGGFKPYAQATYLDLTEDPLALPRRIHQGFSVGRVSFLAMMRAWQDIGIDQLMINFKHSRRPVAEVIDELAEHVLPHFPPGRPGARGEHRRPVERTGR, encoded by the coding sequence ATGACACAACCGACAGTTCCTTCAGCCGGCGCACCCGTGGACGTCGAAGGCGCGGCGCAGCGGCCGTTCTCCGAGCACGCGGCCATGGCCAGGGCGTATCCCGGCGGCAGGATGACCGTGGGCGCCATCACACCCCTGGAGGGCTTCGACGGGCCCGTGCCGTCCTTGGCCGGGCACATCGAGCGGATCCAGCAGGCCGAGCGGGCCGGCTTCGCCTCGGTGTGGGTCCGTGACGTACCGCTGCTGGACCCGAGTTTCGGGGACGCCGGGCAGGTCTTCGACCCGTGGGTGTACCTGGGGCACCTCAGTGCCCGCACCACCTCGATCACCCTGGGCACCGCCAGCATCGTCATGCCGCTGCGGCATCCCTTGCACACCGCCAAGGCGGCCGCCTCGGTGGACCGGCTGTCAGGCGGACGGCTCCTGCTCGGGGTGGCCACCGGTGACCGGCCCGTGGAGTTCCCCGCCTTCGGCCAGGATCTGGGCGGCCGGGCCGAGAGGTTCCGGCAGTCGCTGGAGTACTTCCGTATCGTCCTCGAGCACCGTTTCCCGCACGTGGAGTCGCCGCTCGGCCTGATGCGCGGCACCGATCTGCTGCCCAAGCCGGTGTACCGGCGGATCCCCGTACTGATGACGGGACGCGGCAGGCAGGACGTCCGGTGGATCGCCGACAACACGGACGGCTGGCTGTACTACACCCCGCCGCTCCAGCAGCAGGCCGAGAACATCGAGCGGTGGCGGGAGCTGACCCGGGGCGACGGCGGTGGGTTCAAGCCGTACGCGCAGGCCACCTATCTGGATCTGACCGAGGATCCGCTGGCCCTGCCCCGCCGCATCCACCAGGGCTTCTCGGTGGGCCGGGTGTCGTTCCTGGCGATGATGCGGGCCTGGCAGGACATCGGCATCGACCAGCTGATGATCAACTTCAAGCACAGCCGCCGTCCGGTCGCCGAAGTCATCGACGAACTGGCCGAACACGTGCTGCCGCACTTCCCGCCCGGGCGTCCCGGGGCGCGCGGGGAGCACCGGCGGCCCGTGGAGCGGACCGGGCGCTGA